GAAGGATGCAAAAGGCGTTTGAGCAGGCTGGATGGGAAGCGCCAAAGGCTACAGAATTCCTTTTTTGTAAGCTACCTTTGCTTTATCTAACGTGTACTTCGTTGCTTATTTAATGATAGCCTCGATGGACGGTACGATGCCTCCGATACTCAAGCAGGGTGAAGACCCTGCTCAAAACGACAGGTACATttctattttttttttcgctAGAATCCAGAGTCTGACAATCATTTAACAGGTGCATGATCGATCTCAACCGATGCTTTGGCGTTTTCTGGACTCGAGAGGAGGACGTTTTGTCGACTGATATGATGAAACGTTTGACATTCCAGTATCCCGAATGTGGTGACTGCAgtaagtcttttttttcctccatctttcctttaCATTTCCATCAATCATGGCTAAAACAAACATTATTTCTTTCAGTGATCATGGCCCTTGTGACAGCGTCTGGCACCCTTGGCCTCAAcgccttctttcctcctaAAGAAACAACAGTCACCGCTCCCGAACTTGGACCCGGCAACGGTTACCCGAAATTCTTGCCTCCGCcccaccttcctctcacGCCCACATGGCACGAAGCGGATTTCTCGCTTGCGAATATTCTCTCTACGACCGCCCTTCCTGGCGAGCAGGTTGATATTCGACAGTACTGTATGAGGCTCCTTTCTCGTTATTTATATCTTGATGGTAAGCCCATGTCCATGTTTTCTCTCTTGACCTGTCGCTGTGTTGCTGTCACAAGAAAGAGTGAGGACTGATCAGTTGAATGTTAGCCAAATCGGTGTCTCATTTCCACATGTTGAAATCTGCCGAACATGCCCAAAAGGTGTTCAAGATGATTCAAGGCAACCCGCGAGTATCAATATTGGGtatgaatgatgatattGAATCGGATTATGATGAAGTCAAACGCTTAATGAATGAATGGTTTGAGATGAGGTGGCCAAAAAAGGCAGTgtgggaaagagaatggGATCCTGTAAAGGATAGATATATTGATTAGACATAGAAAAATGGGAAACAGTGCAGATAGTGTACTTCTTGATTAACATTATAGATATCCGAGCTGGACTCTTGGTTAGCATCATCGAATGCATTGGGCATGTATTATTTTTTCACAATGATATATAGTTGTGTAATTCATTGATAATCGAATGCATGGATATAGAGCAACTTTACCACaggtaaaaaaaaaaaaagaaaaagggtaCAGATCAAAAGCTTGCACGAAAAGGTGGAAATGAGATATGATAACGTGAAACAGTCATTTTGCCAGGCATCAAGCATGGGGTCatgtcaaggagaagaagaggagaaaggagaaaacaTGAAAACAGATAGAATACAGTCCGTGATATACGTCGTAGCTTGATCAAAGCACTAATGAGAAAGACATTTAACAGCTCTTGAGGTTGACTTTAAGCAAAGGTCAGTGATGCCCCACTGCAAAcaaaggagggaaggaataCTCACAGTAAGTACCCAAGGTGTAGCCACTTTTGTTCTGCATCCAGCCATTACAGAATTGATGAATATAATCGAGATTGTTCTGCGCATGGCACTGACCCTGGctagcagcagcagtgcCAGCGGCATAGGTCAAGCCAGAATACCAGCCGTTGTAAGAACCGATGGCCAAAAGGACATTGCCGCCGTTAGAGCTGATGAGGCTAGAGAAGAGCTCAGCAGCCCGTTGAATGTTGAAGTTGACATCGTAACAGCTAAGAAGGGACGTTTAAAAGGCGAACAATGTAAATACAGAGAGAGGATTGGCTCACTTTCCGTTGGGAGCACCACCACAGTTTTCGGAAGCGAGTTGCATGAGACCAGCCTCACCGTTACCGCCGGTAGCGGATGGGTTGCACGTGGATTCTTGCATAGCGAAAGAGGCGAGCATAATGCCCTTGACTATTTAAAGTTTCTCAATACAACTCATAATCTGTGGGGGTGAATGGGACTTACGACCGTACTGATCAGCATACTGATTGAACAAGTCGACATAATCGGCGCAAGGAGCAAAGACGCCGTCGGTAGTAAGTTCGGACGCGATAAGTTCATCAACAGTCACCATAGGAGGCGTCCAGCCGGCACCGTTGAGACCACAGTTGAGCCAGTCTTCGGAGCCATTAGGGGCTTCCGAGTCAGCGTTGGAGTAGCCACAAATACTAGacatcaacaacaagtAAGCAAATTTTATTATAAAGGGTCGGAAGATGCCTTGACTAGACTTACGCGTCAGTGATAGTAAGAAGGCCGGAGCTGGAAGACCCAAAGCTAGAGCCgctgctggaagaagaagtggtaGGCTCGGTccaagcagaagaggaagtcgCGCTGGAGGACCAGCTGTCGGCAGTGGTGCTCTCAGACCAGTCGTTGGAAGACGAGATAATCTTTGAGCAGTGTCAGTCATGTCAAAGGAAGGGCGGGCCCATACGTACCTGGGGAGCCCAAGCTTGCTCATTGCTCAAAGTGGCCGCGACGGGAgtggcggcagcagcgtaagaggaagaagacgagtcGTCAGACCAGGCGGTGCTGGACGATGTGGGCTCGAcgtaagaagaagacgacaGAGTCTGGGCGGCAGCCACGTCGTCgtatgaagaagatgtggagtATGAGGAACCGCGAGTCCGGCAGGTTTGGCCGCGCTTCTTGACGCTCTTCTTGATGAGCTTTTTGGCGTCTGCATGGCCGGCATTTGACCTGGGCGGGAGCTGCGCTTTGGCCACATGGGGATGTTTGTGCTCAATGTCGCGGCGATGGTGCAGGACCCGCTTGTGGCGGAGGTGGGGGGGCTGGTTGGAGTGGGCGGCGGCCGCCTGGGCCGTGAGCgcgaggagagggaggagggcggtgatgagggagagggagttGGCGAACATTTTAGTGGATGGAACCGTCGATGGTGAAAAGAGAGTGGCGCTAAAGAATGACTGTAGTTTGTGCGTGCGTAAGCGGGACGTGCGTAaaaagagggggaagagaaagagaaaagacaaCTACCTCTTTTTGATGGTGATGGGCGGGCAAAGGACAGGGGCAGAAAGGAGACCAGCCCGTGCGGCCGCTGATTCAACCTGAAACGCATTAGTAAATATTCTCCCGCATACTACACCTCTTCTAACCTCCATTACAAAAGTCACTGGCGAAGCAATACAATTACGCTCAGGAACACAGGGTGAAAACTCAGTCGCGTCACCGCTAGCGTCATTCTTCCGATGTAATAATTTCCGCGCAGCTGAACAGCTTTTCAGCGAGCATACAAGCGACCCGCTCTCCCGAGCCACTTGGCATGCTCCTGCCAAGTCAACCAGCTGCCAGTTATCTCTCCTACACCACAACGGCTGGAGCATCCCCTCATAGACAACCCAACATTACGTGATAACCGGCACCAATACCAATGCCATCGCTTCTAACCACCAAGAACCAAAGCGcgtcctcctccccctgcAGGTTAACCGCAGCCACGCGTTTCGGGTTCCTGCAACTCAACAGATTCCTGACTGACGTGTCTTCCTTGTCTTTTTCCGGCTACCAGTGATCATTTATATCTCCCACGGTCTGCAGCCGAAAAGCAAGTTACTGAACCAACATGCTTAAATTGTACATGTAGGAATGAATTCCAGGTATTTCGACTGTAGCTTGTACTGTACGTACAAACCTAAGGCTTAGTACATATTGTGTCAATTGATGGCGGGCCGCTGATGATGTATTAAACGAAACATGATATCCATTTATTCACACTTATAGACAACTGCATACAATTAAATTTCCAAAACAATTCAAAGACGGAAGGGATAAGAAACaaaggggagggaggtTATGATTATGTCATGAGATAGAAAGACCAAAGTGGAGGCAGACTGGGAAACAAACGGAAAAAATTCGCTCTATCATTGCCCCCACTGTTCTCTACTCGTGGCTTCTTCTGTGCCATTTCCTgtattttatttttatttttggCTTTGCGCCTTTTCACAGTCTTTGACTGTTGTCAAATCTATGCACTCGCAGTCACCGTGGCGGATTCTACGTCGACCCCCTGAGAGCTCGTCTCAATATCGCTGGCCTTCTCGTCGAGTCCGTGGAGAGGCTTGGAAATCGGCGGTACGACGTactgcctcttctccatacCACCCTGCCAGGCAAGGTGAGTCGAGCCCATGAGATAGGTGTCGACTTCGGCAGCGGCCTGTCGGCCTTCGCGGATACCCCAGACGACGAGGGACTGGCCTCGGTGACAATCACCAGCAGCAAAGACACCGGGAACATTAGTAGAGTAGCTCTATAGATACGTCAGCCCACGCAGTATGGCAGGATGTGGAAAAAAGTGGCGTACGTTGGGAGGGGTCTTAATGTTAGTTCGAGGATCAGTCTCGACACCAAGAGGCTTGAGACACTGCTGCTGAGGACCGAGGAAACCAAGGGCAAGCAATACAAGCTGGGCAGGGTAGAACTGCAAATGGAATGTCAGATAGGTCTCATACAAGAAACACCAACCAAGACTCACTTTCTCCGATCcaacaacctcctccatcttccattgaCCATTCTGCTTAGTCCACTCGACCTGTACAGTATCCAGACCCTTCAATttaccatcatcatcgacaacAAACCTCTTGGTGGCCATGCAGTACTTCCTTGGGTCGTGACCAAAGTGAGCCTGAACTTCGGCGTGTCCGTAGTCGGTACGGAAGGAGCGGTTGAACATGGGCCAAGGGTTGTCAGGTGCGCGGCTCTTTGGAGGTTCAGGAAGGAGCTCAAAGTTGACAATGGATTTGGCACCGTGTCGCATAGAAGTGCCGATACAGTCGTTCCCTGTTGGTTTGGATCAGTTAAAGTCTATACAATCGACAGTTTTTACGCGACTTACCAgtatcaccaccaccaataACAATGACATCCTTGCCTTGGGCAGAGATAAAGTCAGggacatcatcaccaaaGGCCTTGACCTTGGTGTTGGGAGTAAGGAAGTCCATAGCAAAGTGAATACCATCAACCTCTCGGTGGGGGAGCTTGAGATCCCTAGGCCATGTCGCACCAGTAGCAACAATAACCGCATCATTCTCAGCCTTGATGTTGAGAGGATCGTATTGAGGGTCAATGCCGACGTGGGCATCGGTAACAAACGTAACACCCTCGGCGGCCATCAAGTCAACACGACGCTGAACGACATCCTTGTCAAGCTTCATGTTGGGGATTCCGTACATGAGCAAACCACCAACTCTGT
This genomic window from Cryptococcus deuterogattii R265 chromosome 9, complete sequence contains:
- a CDS encoding transglycosylase SLT domain-containing protein, which codes for MFANSLSLITALLPLLALTAQAAAAHSNQPPHLRHKRVLHHRRDIEHKHPHVAKAQLPPRSNAGHADAKKLIKKSVKKRGQTCRTRGSSYSTSSSYDDVAAAQTLSSSSYVEPTSSSTAWSDDSSSSSYAAAATPVAATLSNEQAWAPQIISSSNDWSESTTADSWSSSATSSSAWTEPTTSSSSSGSSFGSSSSGLLTITDAICGYSNADSEAPNGSEDWLNCGLNGAGWTPPMVTVDELIASELTTDGVFAPCADYVDLFNQYADQYGLKGIMLASFAMQESTCNPSATGGNGEAGLMQLASENCGGAPNGNCYDVNFNIQRAAELFSSLISSNGGNVLLAIGSYNGWYSGLTYAAGTAAASQGQCHAQNNLDYIHQFCNGWMQNKSGYTLGTYFNLKSC